One window from the genome of Corynebacterium sp. SCR221107 encodes:
- a CDS encoding CAP domain-containing protein has product MSTNKKVFSKACALALTGAFLLTGCGDTTQPTPSMPNQTPAAATNSGATNQTATNSTDTLVQAAQQATNSAVDQAQQNLDNATSNYSGAQDTLTAIVDGVTSTNTPTTTSPTPTTKPATSYTLAQYEAAKKAVDEAQTALTKATNDYNTAVANRDKLNTAVANAQAQLAAEDPSYIKSTPIDWSKVDQETTANVVESIVYAKVNEYRMNQGLPALAYTATGSTETLEWCETMAAGGHIYHADLREKNASAENVLQTFYGEGVLIQGPKRTNSDGSALIYDNEDPEELTNDIFRLWKNSEGHDRIFLLNYTESMAISVYFADDDRVYATLREYAPYNSRDDLTVLADPEKEYGITTVSQDTTTRGAYKGAITPSDADYTTGLAVTDLTPNLHATTTEESSRYNELESQVKALQAQQTAANAAVAKAAAAKETAQDSLDAAKATVTKIESGVIVGGIEAERPTEETTAASATGSAEEVLAVEETSAAEATSAAAVAEDTEATYSTEVSQAAAAAPAAEDVVEPATAEDSVEQ; this is encoded by the coding sequence ATGTCTACCAACAAAAAAGTATTTTCCAAGGCTTGCGCCCTTGCCCTTACGGGAGCTTTCTTACTGACTGGCTGCGGCGATACCACCCAGCCGACGCCTTCGATGCCAAATCAAACCCCCGCCGCTGCTACCAACTCTGGCGCCACCAACCAGACTGCTACCAACAGCACTGATACTTTGGTTCAGGCAGCACAACAAGCTACCAATAGTGCAGTTGATCAGGCTCAACAAAACCTGGACAACGCCACTTCCAACTATTCCGGCGCTCAGGATACCTTAACGGCCATCGTCGATGGAGTCACCTCCACCAATACACCAACCACCACGAGCCCCACGCCCACCACCAAGCCTGCCACCAGCTACACCTTGGCTCAGTATGAGGCAGCCAAGAAGGCAGTCGATGAGGCACAGACGGCTCTCACCAAGGCCACCAACGACTACAACACCGCCGTTGCCAACCGCGACAAGCTCAACACAGCCGTTGCCAATGCACAGGCTCAGTTGGCCGCTGAGGACCCTAGCTATATTAAGTCCACCCCGATTGACTGGAGCAAGGTAGACCAAGAGACTACCGCCAATGTCGTCGAGTCGATCGTCTACGCCAAGGTCAACGAGTATCGCATGAACCAAGGGCTTCCGGCTCTTGCTTACACCGCTACCGGCTCTACCGAGACCCTGGAATGGTGTGAGACTATGGCTGCGGGCGGGCACATCTACCATGCTGATCTCCGAGAGAAGAACGCCTCTGCGGAGAACGTCCTGCAGACTTTCTACGGTGAGGGCGTCTTGATCCAAGGCCCGAAGCGCACGAACTCCGATGGCAGCGCACTCATCTATGACAACGAGGATCCGGAAGAACTGACCAACGACATCTTCCGGCTGTGGAAGAACTCCGAAGGTCATGACCGCATCTTCCTACTGAACTACACCGAGTCCATGGCCATCAGCGTCTACTTCGCCGACGATGATAGGGTCTACGCCACCTTGCGTGAGTATGCTCCTTACAACAGCCGCGACGACCTCACGGTGCTTGCCGATCCCGAGAAAGAATACGGCATCACCACAGTTTCTCAGGACACCACAACCCGTGGCGCATACAAGGGTGCAATTACCCCCTCCGACGCGGACTACACAACCGGACTCGCCGTAACGGACCTGACTCCGAATCTGCACGCCACCACGACTGAGGAGAGCTCCCGCTACAATGAGCTAGAATCCCAGGTCAAGGCGCTGCAGGCGCAGCAAACCGCGGCGAATGCCGCAGTCGCCAAGGCCGCGGCCGCTAAGGAAACTGCCCAGGACAGCCTTGATGCAGCAAAAGCCACCGTGACCAAGATCGAATCCGGTGTAATCGTCGGCGGTATCGAGGCCGAGCGCCCCACCGAGGAGACCACCGCTGCTTCTGCTACAGGTTCCGCCGAAGAAGTGCTCGCGGTTGAGGAGACTAGCGCGGCAGAAGCCACATCGGCTGCAGCTGTTGCTGAGGACACCGAAGCTACGTATTCAACAGAGGTTTCTCAAGCTGCCGCAGCTGCACCGGCCGCCGAAGATGTAGTTGAACCCGCGACCGCTGAGGATTCGGTCGAACAATAG